In Pedobacter heparinus DSM 2366, the following are encoded in one genomic region:
- a CDS encoding TAT-variant-translocated molybdopterin oxidoreductase, translating into MESNKKYWKGLEEYNNTPDFVENNKNEFAEPLPIEDVLNEAGLSTVTPRRDFLKALGFGLGAVTLAACQTAPVHKAIPYVIKPEEVVPGIPNYYVSSFNGQPVLVKTREGRPIKIEANPNAGVFNCGTDAQAQASVLDLYDVSKLKSPLLKENETTWAKVDEFVKGELNKAQASGKKIRIVSSSVNSPSTKAVIADFAAAYPNTKHVQYDAVSYTGIIKANESTFGKAVVPKYKFDKADLIVSFGADFLGTWISGEEFTAQYVSNRNHTSLKNGKMSRHFQFEAGMSLTGTNADTRVPVKLSEEGPALITLYNAITGSNLAGAALPNNVTADKALKLVAKELLQNKGKALVVSGSNDISTQILVNAINSAIGSYGTTIDLDNPNKRYAGNDAEFAEFINEMNKGEIAAVFFLDSNPVYDVANSKAFTEALAKVALKVSFSDRKDETSTLCDVIAINHNYLEAWGDANIYEGYYSIVQPTINPVFNSRQAEESLLTWSDAPVKEYYQYVRNNWEKNILPTFGKGWKEVLQAGVFAAAEKPAGAYSVGLSLDAAAAAIVNNSKALAKNKVELQVYESIPMRDGKHANNAFLQELPDPVSKVTWDNYIALAPKYAEKLGYKEFDIVTVKGENGYTIELPVLIQPGQAMGTASIALGYGRTKVGKAGDNVGKNAFPFVSLVNGTSKYTTTVELSGTGRREELAQTQTHYSFEGRNVIREATFAEYKKNPAAGSGNDHAKHKTYDLWDKYEKPGNNWVMAIDLNACTGCGSCIVACNVENNIPVVGKDEVRRRREMHWIRIDRYYSFNQEGDAHAEHAAPGHGNGINAVTKEKEIAHLDENQMNNVSVVHQPMLCQHCDHAPCETVCPVLATVHSSDGLNHMAYNRCVGTRYCANNCPYKVRRFNWFNYWNDSRFDNYLNNEFTQLVLNPDVTTRSRGVMEKCSMCIQRIQAGKLQAKIEKRPLKDGDIKMACQQACSANAIIFGDSNDPESEVSKALRSERIYYVLEEINVQPGIGYMTKIRNTDTTVQA; encoded by the coding sequence ATGGAAAGCAATAAAAAATACTGGAAAGGCTTAGAAGAGTATAACAACACTCCGGATTTTGTTGAAAACAACAAAAACGAATTTGCTGAGCCCCTTCCAATAGAAGATGTTTTAAATGAAGCAGGGTTAAGTACAGTAACTCCACGCCGCGACTTTTTAAAGGCTTTAGGCTTTGGGTTAGGTGCGGTAACACTTGCAGCTTGTCAGACCGCCCCTGTTCATAAGGCAATTCCTTATGTGATTAAACCTGAAGAGGTTGTGCCGGGTATCCCTAACTATTATGTGTCAAGTTTTAACGGGCAGCCTGTACTGGTAAAAACCAGGGAAGGAAGACCTATTAAAATAGAGGCAAATCCTAATGCAGGTGTATTTAACTGTGGAACTGATGCACAGGCACAGGCTTCTGTACTGGATCTGTATGATGTATCTAAACTAAAATCGCCTTTATTAAAAGAGAACGAAACTACCTGGGCAAAAGTAGATGAGTTTGTAAAAGGAGAATTAAATAAAGCACAGGCTTCGGGTAAAAAGATCAGGATTGTTTCTTCTTCTGTAAACAGTCCGTCTACCAAGGCTGTTATTGCTGATTTTGCTGCTGCTTATCCGAATACGAAACATGTACAGTACGATGCAGTTTCTTATACAGGTATCATTAAAGCGAATGAAAGTACTTTTGGTAAAGCAGTTGTTCCAAAATATAAATTTGATAAAGCTGATCTGATCGTAAGTTTTGGGGCAGACTTTTTAGGTACCTGGATCAGTGGAGAGGAATTTACGGCCCAGTATGTATCCAACAGGAACCATACTTCGTTGAAAAACGGTAAAATGTCGCGCCACTTCCAGTTTGAGGCAGGGATGAGCCTGACAGGTACCAATGCAGATACCAGGGTTCCGGTAAAATTATCGGAAGAGGGACCTGCACTGATTACCTTATACAATGCAATTACAGGGAGTAATTTAGCAGGAGCAGCGCTTCCTAACAATGTTACTGCCGATAAGGCGCTTAAATTAGTTGCGAAAGAATTACTGCAAAATAAAGGAAAAGCACTGGTTGTTTCCGGTTCGAATGATATATCTACCCAGATTCTGGTAAATGCGATCAATTCGGCAATCGGCAGCTACGGTACCACTATCGATCTGGATAATCCGAATAAGCGTTATGCAGGTAATGATGCCGAATTTGCTGAGTTCATTAATGAAATGAACAAGGGCGAGATTGCTGCGGTATTTTTCCTGGACAGCAATCCTGTTTATGATGTAGCAAATAGCAAAGCGTTTACTGAGGCTTTGGCTAAGGTTGCTTTAAAAGTATCTTTCTCTGACCGTAAAGATGAGACTTCAACTTTATGTGATGTGATTGCGATCAATCATAATTACCTGGAAGCATGGGGTGATGCCAATATATACGAAGGATACTATTCTATCGTACAGCCTACAATTAACCCGGTATTTAACTCGCGCCAGGCAGAAGAAAGCTTGTTAACCTGGTCTGATGCCCCTGTTAAAGAATACTATCAATATGTACGCAATAACTGGGAAAAAAACATACTGCCTACTTTTGGTAAAGGATGGAAAGAGGTATTGCAAGCAGGTGTGTTTGCTGCTGCAGAGAAACCTGCAGGTGCATATAGCGTAGGTTTATCGCTTGATGCAGCCGCTGCAGCTATCGTAAATAACAGTAAGGCACTGGCTAAGAACAAAGTAGAGTTACAGGTATACGAAAGTATCCCGATGCGTGACGGTAAACATGCAAATAATGCATTTTTACAGGAATTGCCAGATCCGGTTTCTAAAGTAACCTGGGACAATTACATTGCCCTGGCACCTAAATATGCTGAAAAGCTGGGTTATAAAGAGTTTGACATTGTTACTGTAAAAGGTGAAAATGGTTATACAATTGAATTGCCTGTGCTGATCCAGCCCGGACAAGCTATGGGTACTGCATCTATTGCTTTAGGCTATGGACGTACTAAGGTGGGTAAGGCTGGTGATAACGTTGGAAAAAATGCTTTCCCGTTTGTAAGCCTGGTTAACGGGACTTCAAAGTACACCACCACGGTAGAGCTTTCGGGAACGGGAAGAAGAGAAGAGCTTGCACAAACACAAACGCACTATTCTTTTGAAGGCAGGAATGTAATCCGCGAGGCTACATTTGCAGAATATAAAAAGAATCCGGCAGCTGGTTCAGGTAATGACCACGCTAAACATAAAACTTACGATTTATGGGATAAATACGAGAAACCAGGCAACAACTGGGTGATGGCAATCGATCTGAATGCTTGTACAGGTTGTGGTTCTTGTATTGTTGCCTGTAACGTAGAAAATAACATTCCGGTTGTAGGCAAAGACGAAGTACGCAGACGCAGGGAAATGCACTGGATCCGTATTGACCGTTACTACAGCTTCAACCAGGAAGGTGATGCCCATGCGGAGCATGCAGCACCTGGTCATGGTAATGGTATTAATGCCGTAACTAAAGAAAAAGAGATTGCGCACCTGGACGAGAACCAGATGAACAATGTTTCTGTTGTACATCAGCCGATGCTTTGTCAGCATTGCGACCATGCACCATGTGAAACAGTTTGTCCGGTACTGGCAACGGTACACTCATCGGATGGTTTGAACCACATGGCTTATAACCGTTGCGTAGGTACCCGTTACTGTGCAAACAACTGTCCATATAAAGTACGTCGTTTCAACTGGTTCAACTACTGGAACGATTCACGTTTTGACAATTACCTGAACAATGAATTTACACAGCTGGTGCTTAACCCTGATGTAACTACACGTTCAAGAGGTGTGATGGAAAAATGTTCGATGTGTATCCAGCGTATCCAGGCTGGTAAACTGCAGGCCAAAATTGAAAAACGTCCGTTGAAAGATGGCGACATCAAAATGGCATGTCAGCAGGCTTGTTCGGCAAATGCCATCATATTTGGTGATTCCAATGATCCGGAATCGGAAGTTTCCAAAGCATTACGTAGTGAGCGCATTTACTATGTTTTAGAGGAGATCAACGTTCAGCCGGGAATCGGTTATATGACGAAAATTAGAAATACAGATACAACAGTACAAGCGTGA
- a CDS encoding c-type cytochrome, with translation MRDISLIIRRVWKSAFMFTALSVLIVSATQAQDVVEGRKIFKDKCASCHQLDRNSTGPALTPKLNELDEAFAIKWIRNWKALVDAGDKTAIEAAKFSPAEMTTFPTLTDEQIKSVIAYAKAGEPKKAEDPNAAKASAGSDEVSNFSIAGIALIILISIAVLVVLGRAVKMLERLILQKQGVEIVEEDNVSFSVGVRRLFKNKKFILFFILCIVIALGSFGWMGMWNTGVHTGYQPVQPIKFSHELHAGVNQIDCQYCHAGAFKSKNATIPSVNVCMNCHKSVQATEKYNGEISPEIQKIYTAIGYDPSTLTYDKSKEKPVEWVRVHNLPDFAYFNHSQHVVVGEEAIRKEKGLQPNEPVCFACHGPVDTMEEIYQYSPLTMKWCINCHKDAEISGKDNAFYTKVIEAHEKIKKGEKITPALLGGLECGKCHY, from the coding sequence ATGAGGGATATCTCATTGATCATTAGAAGAGTTTGGAAGTCGGCGTTCATGTTTACGGCTCTATCTGTTTTAATCGTTTCTGCAACACAAGCGCAAGATGTAGTGGAGGGAAGAAAAATATTTAAAGATAAATGTGCTTCTTGTCACCAATTAGACCGCAACAGTACAGGCCCTGCTTTAACACCTAAGCTGAATGAGCTGGATGAAGCCTTTGCCATTAAATGGATCAGGAACTGGAAAGCCCTGGTTGACGCTGGTGATAAAACTGCGATTGAGGCTGCGAAGTTCTCTCCGGCAGAAATGACCACTTTCCCAACTTTGACTGATGAGCAGATCAAAAGTGTGATTGCCTATGCAAAAGCAGGCGAGCCTAAAAAAGCAGAAGATCCAAATGCAGCGAAGGCCAGTGCGGGTTCCGATGAGGTTTCTAACTTCTCTATTGCAGGTATTGCTTTAATTATCCTGATCTCTATAGCCGTATTGGTTGTTTTAGGCCGTGCAGTGAAAATGCTGGAGCGTTTAATTCTTCAGAAACAAGGTGTTGAAATTGTTGAAGAAGACAATGTTTCCTTCAGCGTGGGTGTCCGCAGGTTGTTTAAAAACAAAAAATTCATTTTGTTCTTTATCCTGTGCATTGTTATTGCCTTAGGTTCATTTGGATGGATGGGGATGTGGAATACCGGTGTGCATACCGGGTACCAGCCGGTTCAGCCGATCAAGTTCTCTCATGAGCTGCATGCCGGGGTGAACCAGATTGACTGTCAGTATTGCCACGCAGGTGCATTTAAATCTAAGAATGCAACAATTCCTTCGGTGAATGTTTGTATGAACTGTCACAAATCAGTACAGGCTACTGAAAAATATAACGGGGAGATCTCTCCTGAGATCCAAAAGATCTATACAGCTATTGGTTATGACCCAAGTACACTGACTTACGACAAATCGAAAGAAAAACCAGTAGAGTGGGTTCGTGTACACAACTTGCCTGACTTTGCTTATTTCAACCACTCACAACACGTTGTGGTTGGTGAGGAAGCGATAAGAAAAGAAAAAGGTTTACAGCCAAATGAGCCGGTATGTTTTGCTTGTCACGGACCGGTTGACACGATGGAAGAGATTTACCAGTATTCTCCGCTGACGATGAAATGGTGTATCAACTGCCATAAAGATGCTGAGATCTCGGGTAAAGACAATGCTTTCTATACCAAAGTGATTGAAGCCCATGAGAAAATCAAAAAAGGGGAAAAAATTACGCCTGCATTGTTAGGTGGATTAGAGTGTGGTAAGTGCCACTATTAA